One genomic region from Apteryx mantelli isolate bAptMan1 chromosome 7, bAptMan1.hap1, whole genome shotgun sequence encodes:
- the RGS10 gene encoding regulator of G-protein signaling 10 yields MFNRAVSRLSRKRPPSEINDSESHPSSSHQTLKGTPKWATSLENLLEDPEGVKRFREFLKKEFSEENVLFWLACEEFKKTQGKKQMQEKAKEIYMTFLSSKASSQVNVEGQSRLNETILDTPHPLMFQKLQDQIFSLMKYDSYSRFLKSDIFLNHKKSEEQEENSPEAQTAAKRASRIYNT; encoded by the exons ATGTTTAACCGGGCCGTGAGCCGGCTCAGCAGGAAGCGCCCGCCTTCAG agataAATGACAGCGAGAGTCACCCAAGCAGCAGCCACCAGACCTTGAAAGGAACCCCAAAATGGGCTACATCACTGGAGAACCTCCTCGAAGATCCAGAAGGAGTTAAACGATTTAGG gaatttttaaagaaagaatttagtgaagaaaatgttttgttctggCTAGCATGTGAAGAATTTAAgaaaacacaggggaaaaaacag ATGCaagaaaaagctaaagaaatTTACATGACTTTCCTGTCCAGTAAAGCTTCCTCTCAAGTCAATGTTGAGGGGCAGTCCCGTTTGAatgagacaattttggacacacCTCACCCTCTGATGTTTCAAAAGCTCCAGGATCAG atATTCAGTCTCATGAAATATGACAGCTACAGCCGCTTCTTAAAGTCAGACATATTTCTAAACCATAAGAAgtctgaggagcaggaggagaattCACCAGAGGCTCAGACTGCAGCTAAAAGAGCATCAAGAATTTACAACACATGA